Proteins co-encoded in one Pirellulales bacterium genomic window:
- a CDS encoding sigma-54 dependent transcriptional regulator — translation MTPAAEVDAAAIKAADIHVLIVDNDAAHAHTVAESLQRVGFGCEVATSGTQGVQMIGNNSYDVVITDLKMTDIDGLEVLKRTKQSLPEAEVILATGHGTVASAVSAMQQGAFNYLQKPLDLAQLRVVAEKAAESARLRKTNEELNRRLDEKFGFEGVVGSSPQMNAVIERLRRIAPTDASVLITGETGTGKELVAQAIHQNSPRKAKPFVALNCAALSENILESELFGHVKGAFTDASTDRVGKFEYAHGGTLFLDEVGDMPPPTQIKLLRVLESGEITRVGSNDPIKVNVRILSATNQNLEDAIAGGTFRSDLYHRLKVVTISLPRLVDRAQDIPLLIEHFIRQFAKRHHKQIKSMSPTARIKLMSYNWPGNVRELRNTIESMIVVDFDGVLDVDDLPMEFAGQTAAGGTAGGAASGGSENMAAAGIMSLVGKPLEEIEKIVIAETLKLTGGNREQAAEMLGMGERTLYRKIKEYGL, via the coding sequence ATGACTCCTGCTGCCGAAGTTGACGCTGCGGCCATCAAGGCCGCCGACATTCACGTGCTGATTGTCGATAACGACGCCGCGCACGCTCATACCGTGGCCGAAAGCCTGCAGCGCGTGGGCTTTGGTTGCGAAGTGGCCACCAGCGGCACGCAAGGCGTACAAATGATTGGAAACAACTCGTACGACGTGGTCATCACCGATTTGAAAATGACCGACATTGACGGCTTGGAAGTGCTGAAGCGGACCAAGCAATCGCTACCGGAGGCAGAGGTGATTTTGGCCACAGGGCACGGCACTGTGGCGTCGGCCGTTTCGGCCATGCAACAGGGAGCGTTCAATTACTTGCAAAAGCCGCTTGATCTGGCCCAACTGCGGGTGGTGGCGGAGAAGGCGGCGGAATCGGCCCGGCTGCGAAAAACCAACGAGGAACTGAACCGCCGGCTGGACGAGAAATTCGGCTTCGAAGGGGTCGTCGGTTCCAGTCCGCAGATGAACGCGGTCATCGAGCGGTTGCGGCGGATTGCACCGACCGACGCCAGCGTGCTGATCACCGGCGAAACCGGCACAGGCAAGGAGTTGGTGGCGCAGGCGATTCATCAAAACAGTCCGCGGAAAGCAAAACCGTTTGTGGCGCTGAACTGCGCGGCGCTCAGCGAGAACATTTTGGAAAGCGAATTGTTTGGGCACGTGAAAGGGGCTTTCACCGATGCTTCGACCGACCGGGTGGGGAAGTTCGAATACGCCCACGGCGGGACGTTGTTTTTGGACGAAGTGGGCGACATGCCGCCGCCGACGCAAATTAAGCTGTTGCGGGTGCTGGAAAGCGGGGAAATTACCCGAGTCGGCAGCAACGATCCGATTAAAGTCAATGTTCGCATTTTGTCGGCGACCAATCAGAATTTGGAAGACGCGATTGCCGGGGGCACATTTCGCAGCGATTTATACCACCGGCTGAAAGTGGTAACCATTTCGCTACCGCGGTTAGTTGATCGGGCGCAAGATATTCCGCTACTGATCGAGCACTTCATCAGGCAATTTGCCAAGCGGCATCACAAGCAAATCAAAAGCATGTCGCCGACGGCGCGGATTAAGTTGATGAGCTACAACTGGCCGGGCAACGTGCGGGAATTACGCAACACCATCGAAAGCATGATCGTGGTCGATTTCGACGGCGTGCTGGATGTGGACGATTTGCCGATGGAATTTGCGGGACAAACCGCTGCAGGGGGAACAGCCGGCGGGGCGGCAAGCGGCGGCAGCGAAAACATGGCCGCAGCCGGAATCATGTCGCTGGTGGGCAAGCCGCTGGAGGAAATTGAGAAAATTGTCATTGCCGAAACGCTCAAGCTGACCGGCGGAAATCGCGAGCAGGCGGCGGAAATGCTGGGGATGGGGGAACGGACGCTGTACCGGAAGATTAAAGAATACGGACTTTGA
- a CDS encoding CARDB domain-containing protein has protein sequence MTTCSKHFRTAIVAVSTVAFTLPQTVWAGGHGGGMGGGMSGASSGSFQNHTFHPPTINSSNLTSRVSNSNISPIQGAPTISKNAAPALGTISNPTSSSYKNLTTGFGPTIVSKNMMDEPGDPVAAGTAEGSLVVAGLGVATGGGVVVVAGLANAVSNGIDAIASLPSQASSNDPNQLTNGSGSQYQDGGPLGNPVKGAGTPSGNPNAGSAAGSAMAGSSSSTGSSASTSSSQTVLNSKIDIGKIPAGYGDKSTGLGTKKIPLADQTQTRIPRDKIPLSQQSSGNASSPATPTKPNPSSSGPLFGGGAGDSSGTDGTSSDSTTPASDTPSTSTAAAPDSSTTPATTSGIDLVLEDVTLAAPATLVAGPAYTVKFRNQGSADAGKFQVGIFAGFPGKLTADAPRAAVEVPSLAAGEVKQVTLRLPQKAMKLTGTDGKPTAFTRLFIGVDLNNSVIESDKSNNTAVVDRAALETTAAN, from the coding sequence ATGACAACCTGCAGCAAACACTTCCGAACAGCAATTGTGGCCGTTTCGACCGTAGCATTCACTCTGCCGCAGACCGTGTGGGCCGGCGGCCATGGCGGCGGCATGGGTGGTGGAATGAGCGGCGCCAGCTCTGGCAGTTTTCAAAATCACACCTTCCATCCCCCGACGATTAATTCTTCGAACCTCACCAGCCGAGTAAGCAACTCGAACATTTCGCCAATTCAAGGCGCACCGACGATCAGCAAAAATGCCGCGCCTGCCCTGGGCACGATTTCAAACCCGACCAGTTCCTCTTACAAAAACCTGACCACTGGCTTTGGCCCGACGATCGTTAGCAAAAATATGATGGACGAACCAGGTGATCCTGTTGCTGCAGGCACCGCCGAAGGTTCGCTTGTGGTGGCAGGGCTCGGGGTTGCGACCGGGGGCGGCGTTGTGGTGGTTGCTGGACTAGCCAACGCAGTCTCTAACGGTATCGATGCAATCGCCTCGTTACCTTCCCAAGCATCATCCAATGATCCAAATCAACTCACCAACGGTTCCGGCAGCCAGTATCAAGATGGTGGGCCGCTAGGAAATCCCGTCAAAGGCGCCGGCACGCCCTCTGGCAATCCGAACGCCGGTTCCGCGGCCGGAAGCGCGATGGCGGGCAGCAGCTCGTCGACCGGTTCCTCAGCTTCGACATCTAGCTCGCAAACTGTTCTGAACTCAAAAATCGACATCGGCAAAATACCGGCCGGCTACGGCGACAAAAGCACCGGCCTGGGCACCAAAAAAATCCCCTTGGCTGACCAAACTCAGACCAGAATTCCCCGCGACAAAATCCCTCTTTCCCAACAAAGTTCAGGCAACGCATCGTCTCCGGCGACGCCGACCAAGCCGAATCCGAGTTCCTCCGGCCCGCTGTTCGGCGGCGGCGCTGGCGATAGCTCGGGAACCGATGGAACAAGCAGTGATTCCACCACACCCGCGTCTGACACACCATCGACGTCCACGGCAGCGGCTCCCGATTCGTCAACCACACCGGCGACAACCTCCGGCATCGACTTGGTGCTGGAAGATGTCACCTTGGCCGCGCCGGCCACGTTGGTCGCCGGCCCCGCTTACACGGTGAAGTTCCGCAATCAAGGATCCGCCGATGCCGGCAAGTTCCAAGTGGGCATATTCGCCGGATTCCCAGGAAAGCTAACCGCCGACGCTCCCCGGGCCGCCGTTGAAGTTCCGTCCCTGGCCGCCGGCGAAGTGAAGCAAGTCACCCTGCGGCTGCCGCAAAAGGCGATGAAGCTGACCGGCACAGATGGCAAGCCCACTGCTTTCACCCGGTTGTTCATCGGCGTCGATCTGAACAACTCCGTGATCGAATCCGACAAATCCAACAACACGGCCGTGGTCGATCGGGCCGCCCTGGAAACCACCGCCGCCAACTAA
- the rpsO gene encoding 30S ribosomal protein S15, translating into MAITKERKQELIGSYRRKKDDTGSPEIQVALLTTRIAELTEHLKVHPKDYASRRGLLMMVGRRRRLLDYLKTVDPQRYLDIIKRLEIRK; encoded by the coding sequence ATGGCCATTACCAAAGAGCGGAAGCAGGAACTAATCGGCAGTTACCGGCGCAAAAAGGACGATACGGGATCGCCGGAAATTCAGGTCGCACTGTTGACCACACGCATTGCAGAGTTGACGGAGCACTTGAAAGTGCATCCGAAAGACTACGCCAGCCGACGCGGCTTGTTGATGATGGTAGGTCGGCGACGGCGACTATTGGATTACCTGAAAACGGTTGATCCGCAGCGCTACCTGGACATTATTAAGCGGCTGGAGATTCGCAAGTAG
- a CDS encoding BON domain-containing protein gives MPDSQAMPQTDRELELRVIRFLEAKHVPALRYLEVKAEAGVVTLTGRVYTFYEKQLCNQCCRRVTGVRQLINEVDVIGTMPGAAVVA, from the coding sequence ATGCCCGACTCGCAAGCTATGCCGCAAACTGACCGCGAGTTAGAACTTCGCGTCATTCGCTTTTTGGAAGCTAAGCACGTTCCAGCTCTGCGTTATTTGGAAGTTAAAGCTGAGGCCGGTGTGGTAACGCTGACTGGACGGGTTTACACCTTTTACGAAAAACAATTATGTAATCAATGTTGTCGCCGCGTCACGGGTGTGCGGCAGTTGATTAATGAAGTAGATGTCATTGGAACCATGCCTGGGGCTGCCGTTGTTGCCTAA
- the pnp gene encoding polyribonucleotide nucleotidyltransferase: protein MKARVEKQIGDSVFSIETGFFAKQAAGSCLVRYGDTVVIAAVASGPPRAGGGDFFPLTCDYRERTAAAGKFPGGFLKREGRPTMKETLTARLMDRPIRPLFPTGFLDEVQIQSFVLASDRQNDGDVLAMNGASAALALSPLPFQGPLGSVRLGMIDGKFVPFPTHDQLEESELDLIVSGSRDAVLMIEGFAREMPEEQMAAALAEAHRIIKEIVALQEELCAKAQVQKAEFVEPADDGIYNKIKAQYYNDFKTAKQTVGKQNRAAAVSELKEKAKAALIPDATAEGAIDGAAFDTAWHKLEERVVRDLILSGTRADGRDHKTLRDIECVIDVLPRVHGSAVFQRGETQALITVTLGTSKDEQRVDGLFEEYAKKFMLDYYFPPFSVGEVKRITGPGRREIGHGALAERSVKPVLPDPDDFPYTVRVMSDIFESNGSSSMASVCGATLGLMAAGVPISNPVAGISIGLVKDSDTQWILLTDIIGDEDHFGDMDFKVAGTQKGITGIQLDLKINGISQQIIEGTLQQAREARIQILRKMLTAIPRPRTDISPTAPRLLRTKIDPEKIGALIGPGGKTIRGIQERTGAVIEVDDDGTVIVASDDAASAKAAMEAVESLTASVQIGRIYEGRVTSIKDFGAFVEILPGKDGLCHISELSDEFVRSVGDVVKMGEFIQVKVIAVDDQDRVKLSRKQALRELGQAPAGGNGHGGQGGEEPQRRRDAERS from the coding sequence TTGAAAGCTCGAGTAGAAAAGCAAATTGGAGACAGCGTATTTTCGATTGAAACAGGTTTTTTTGCCAAGCAGGCGGCAGGCAGTTGCCTGGTGCGGTACGGCGACACGGTGGTGATTGCGGCCGTGGCCAGCGGCCCGCCGCGCGCCGGGGGCGGTGATTTTTTTCCGCTCACTTGCGATTATCGCGAACGGACGGCAGCGGCGGGAAAATTTCCCGGCGGTTTTTTGAAACGGGAAGGCCGCCCAACGATGAAGGAAACGCTGACTGCGCGGCTGATGGACCGCCCCATTCGGCCGTTGTTTCCGACGGGATTTCTGGACGAGGTGCAGATTCAATCGTTTGTGCTGGCCAGCGACCGGCAAAATGATGGAGATGTGCTGGCGATGAACGGCGCTTCGGCGGCTCTGGCGCTTTCGCCGCTGCCGTTTCAAGGCCCGTTGGGTTCGGTGCGATTGGGCATGATCGACGGCAAGTTTGTGCCGTTCCCGACGCACGATCAACTGGAAGAAAGCGAGCTGGACCTAATCGTTTCGGGCAGTCGCGACGCGGTGCTGATGATCGAAGGTTTTGCCCGCGAAATGCCGGAGGAACAAATGGCGGCGGCATTGGCGGAGGCGCATCGCATCATCAAAGAAATTGTGGCGTTGCAGGAAGAATTGTGCGCCAAAGCACAAGTGCAGAAGGCGGAGTTTGTCGAGCCTGCCGACGACGGCATTTACAACAAAATCAAGGCGCAATACTACAACGACTTCAAAACCGCAAAGCAAACGGTGGGGAAGCAAAATCGTGCGGCGGCGGTCAGTGAATTGAAGGAGAAGGCGAAAGCCGCTTTGATTCCTGATGCGACGGCCGAAGGGGCGATTGATGGGGCGGCCTTTGACACGGCCTGGCACAAATTGGAAGAGCGCGTGGTCCGCGATCTCATTCTTTCCGGTACTCGGGCAGATGGCCGCGACCACAAAACGCTGCGCGACATTGAATGCGTAATCGACGTGCTGCCGCGGGTTCACGGTTCGGCGGTGTTCCAGCGTGGCGAAACGCAGGCGCTAATTACCGTTACGCTGGGCACCAGCAAGGACGAGCAGCGCGTGGATGGACTGTTCGAGGAATACGCGAAAAAATTCATGCTGGATTATTATTTCCCGCCGTTTTCGGTGGGCGAAGTCAAGCGCATCACTGGCCCTGGCCGCCGAGAAATTGGCCACGGGGCGCTGGCGGAACGGAGCGTAAAGCCGGTGCTGCCCGACCCGGACGATTTTCCGTACACCGTGCGGGTGATGTCCGACATATTCGAATCGAACGGTTCCAGTTCGATGGCCAGTGTGTGCGGAGCGACGCTGGGATTAATGGCGGCCGGCGTGCCGATCAGCAACCCGGTGGCGGGCATTTCCATCGGCTTGGTGAAGGACTCGGACACCCAATGGATTTTGCTGACGGATATTATCGGCGATGAGGATCACTTCGGCGACATGGATTTCAAAGTGGCCGGCACGCAAAAGGGGATCACGGGGATTCAGCTCGATTTGAAAATCAACGGCATTAGCCAGCAAATTATCGAAGGGACGCTCCAGCAGGCGCGAGAGGCGCGGATTCAGATATTGCGGAAAATGTTGACGGCCATTCCGCGGCCACGGACCGACATTTCGCCCACCGCGCCGCGGCTGTTGCGCACGAAGATCGATCCGGAAAAGATCGGTGCGCTGATTGGCCCGGGCGGCAAAACCATCCGCGGCATTCAGGAGCGGACCGGCGCGGTCATCGAAGTGGACGACGACGGCACCGTGATTGTGGCCAGCGACGATGCGGCCAGCGCTAAGGCGGCCATGGAAGCGGTGGAATCGCTGACGGCTTCAGTGCAAATCGGCCGGATTTACGAAGGCCGCGTGACCAGCATCAAAGATTTCGGCGCGTTTGTGGAAATTCTGCCCGGCAAGGATGGGCTGTGCCACATTAGCGAACTGTCGGACGAATTTGTGCGCAGCGTGGGCGACGTGGTGAAGATGGGCGAATTTATCCAGGTGAAAGTGATCGCCGTGGACGACCAAGACCGCGTGAAGCTGAGCCGGAAGCAGGCCCTGCGAGAGCTGGGCCAAGCGCCAGCCGGCGGGAACGGGCATGGCGGCCAAGGGGGCGAAGAACCGCAGAGACGCAGAGACGCAGAGCGGAGTTGA
- a CDS encoding DUF1559 domain-containing protein — MNCQNNGRGGSRIGFTLVELLVVIAIIGILISILLPAVQAAREAARRTQCKNNLKQCGLAVANYQLAKKVYPPSMNWSGVVGNSADDISAFARMLPYMEEGPLYGNYTATSTEDQTMPDGTPVMSIRIAAYICPSDLNDMMKMNTNGTPNSYPASYGINLGPWLVYDPTGQTKPPGSFYPNSRLMPANFSDGLSKTLLAAEVKMWSPYYSGGTVTATLPTQTSDICGYGGSAKMGPNVTDNKEHTEWGDGKCQQTGFTTTFTPNTYVACTYNGAVYDVDYVNSAEGKSLTAPTYAAITSRSYHTGLVNAVYMDGSVHSVPDSIDITTWQALSTRAGGETVNGSVIQ, encoded by the coding sequence ATGAACTGTCAAAATAATGGCCGAGGAGGCTCTCGGATCGGATTCACGTTAGTGGAACTATTAGTGGTGATTGCCATCATTGGCATTTTGATTTCTATCTTACTGCCAGCGGTGCAGGCGGCTCGGGAAGCGGCCCGACGAACGCAGTGCAAAAACAATCTGAAACAATGCGGACTGGCTGTGGCCAATTATCAATTGGCGAAGAAGGTGTATCCGCCGTCGATGAATTGGAGTGGTGTGGTGGGAAATTCGGCGGATGATATTTCGGCATTTGCACGGATGTTGCCATATATGGAAGAAGGTCCATTGTACGGAAATTACACGGCGACCAGCACGGAAGATCAGACGATGCCCGACGGCACGCCGGTCATGAGCATTCGCATTGCCGCGTATATTTGTCCGTCGGATCTAAATGACATGATGAAAATGAATACCAACGGCACGCCAAATTCCTATCCTGCCAGCTACGGCATTAATCTTGGACCATGGCTGGTTTACGATCCCACGGGTCAGACAAAACCGCCAGGATCATTTTACCCGAACAGTCGGCTGATGCCGGCCAACTTTTCAGACGGCTTAAGCAAAACGCTGCTGGCGGCGGAAGTGAAAATGTGGAGCCCGTATTATTCCGGTGGGACCGTTACAGCGACTCTACCAACACAAACGAGCGACATCTGTGGATACGGCGGCTCGGCCAAAATGGGACCCAACGTTACCGATAACAAGGAACACACCGAATGGGGCGACGGCAAGTGTCAACAGACCGGGTTTACGACCACGTTCACGCCGAATACTTATGTTGCCTGCACCTACAATGGCGCTGTTTACGACGTCGATTATGTGAATTCCGCGGAAGGCAAATCGCTGACGGCGCCGACGTATGCGGCGATTACTTCGCGCAGTTATCACACCGGGCTGGTGAACGCGGTTTACATGGACGGTTCCGTGCATAGCGTGCCCGACAGCATTGACATCACCACGTGGCAGGCACTTAGCACCCGAGCCGGCGGGGAAACCGTGAACGGCAGCGTCATTCAATAG
- a CDS encoding ATP-binding protein, protein MLEPAKSSGPSGDSARSAADQYTELAALAGGLAHEIKNPLSTIRLNMELLAEDLAESPDHSARRALAKVQLVQSECTRLENLLNDFLRFARLGQLNLQPADLNAEVARALDFYQPQADEAQIDIIRYFDPELPAVQLDKETFQAALLNLILNAQQAMPGGGQLVVRTREMPGAVLLDLIDTGGGMEPEVQQHIFEAFYSTKSGGSGLGLPTAKKIVEAHGGRMAMESEVGRGTKFTIVLPTPARLGAVGS, encoded by the coding sequence ATGCTCGAACCGGCAAAATCTTCTGGTCCGTCTGGCGATTCTGCCCGCAGCGCGGCGGATCAGTACACGGAATTAGCGGCGTTGGCCGGAGGGTTGGCACACGAGATTAAAAATCCGCTATCGACCATTCGGCTGAACATGGAGTTGTTGGCGGAAGATTTGGCGGAATCGCCGGACCATAGCGCTCGACGGGCGCTGGCCAAAGTTCAGCTGGTGCAAAGCGAATGCACGCGGCTGGAGAATTTGCTGAACGATTTTTTGCGGTTTGCGCGATTGGGTCAGCTCAATTTGCAGCCGGCGGATTTGAATGCGGAAGTGGCGCGCGCTTTGGATTTTTATCAGCCGCAAGCGGACGAGGCGCAGATCGACATTATCCGATATTTCGACCCTGAGTTGCCGGCCGTGCAGTTGGATAAGGAAACCTTTCAAGCGGCGCTATTGAATTTGATATTGAATGCCCAGCAGGCGATGCCCGGCGGCGGGCAGTTGGTGGTGCGAACCCGCGAAATGCCTGGGGCGGTGCTGCTGGATTTGATCGATACCGGCGGCGGCATGGAGCCGGAAGTGCAGCAGCACATTTTCGAGGCGTTTTATTCCACCAAGTCCGGCGGCAGCGGATTGGGTTTGCCGACGGCGAAAAAAATCGTCGAAGCCCACGGCGGACGCATGGCCATGGAAAGCGAAGTTGGGCGGGGCACGAAATTCACGATTGTCTTGCCGACGCCGGCGCGGCTGGGGGCGGTAGGCAGTTGA
- a CDS encoding Flp family type IVb pilin, with protein MKCFEKVRRFLVREDGPTAVEYAVMLALIVVVCLGAIGTIGTNANNTFTTIANSLSSGS; from the coding sequence ATGAAGTGCTTTGAAAAGGTTCGCCGTTTTTTAGTTCGTGAAGATGGTCCCACCGCGGTGGAATACGCCGTAATGCTGGCTCTGATTGTCGTGGTTTGCTTGGGCGCGATCGGTACGATTGGCACCAATGCCAACAACACATTTACCACCATCGCCAATTCCCTGTCCAGTGGTAGTTAA
- a CDS encoding phospholipid carrier-dependent glycosyltransferase, which translates to MATSIDEADHRNSAPLLPDQANGLSSKQWLIAAGSLVLFAVAIRLVWIDFDLPLAPDVDAGKFVGEANRMVSTGDYRPQDFQYPGGYTYLLALTDCIGGLKTAYAENLCARLWSMSLDLGTIVLTGLMAWRLAGPCAAIIALGWLACSTLNIALCRTAGPDTMLAFWMTAAFWRLIQPRLKWGNILLAGTFVGLAVGTKFSGLYAAAWLPIVIWIAAGKQTGLGMSFVYVASGVAIGVAAFWITTPWFFSCWSEYAQRFHLEMIIQQSGQIGRVQLGYCDYLWSPTVTPEQPWLATSLAYELGPVSAVVLAVAVLAALALRGGWKVFGLAIYAVLFVALISGPGRVKFLRFLLPMMPVFAVLTGWFCQRYILLPLRRTTIACACILTICLAAFPAWKSLTYVASMRGPSSVSLWREWMSDHVLGGNKVFVSPFFLGDYSDLPFQFASLTRVGMRQYDVPADVGPSPERQPLYYADLVRQLRANLVSYVVLNSYFDDGLAATPENVRWFPKSVENYAAFRAALAQNGEMATKIDGFGSGRCGPTIEVWHLKTTSH; encoded by the coding sequence ATGGCAACATCTATCGATGAGGCGGACCACCGAAACTCCGCGCCTCTATTGCCGGATCAAGCAAATGGATTGTCGTCGAAACAGTGGTTGATCGCCGCTGGGAGTTTGGTGTTATTCGCGGTTGCCATACGATTGGTGTGGATCGATTTCGATCTTCCCCTGGCGCCCGACGTCGATGCCGGCAAATTTGTGGGTGAAGCAAATCGGATGGTGAGCACGGGCGATTATCGACCTCAAGATTTTCAATATCCAGGAGGGTACACCTATTTGTTGGCGCTCACTGATTGCATTGGTGGGTTGAAGACGGCGTACGCGGAAAACTTGTGCGCGCGATTGTGGAGTATGTCTTTGGACTTAGGAACGATCGTGCTGACAGGTTTAATGGCCTGGCGATTGGCCGGCCCATGCGCGGCGATCATTGCGCTGGGTTGGCTTGCCTGCTCAACCCTGAACATTGCGCTTTGCAGAACGGCCGGGCCGGACACCATGCTTGCGTTTTGGATGACCGCCGCATTCTGGCGATTGATTCAACCGAGGCTGAAATGGGGTAACATTTTGTTAGCCGGCACGTTTGTGGGTTTGGCTGTGGGAACCAAATTCAGCGGCCTATATGCCGCGGCTTGGCTGCCGATCGTCATTTGGATTGCAGCGGGCAAGCAAACTGGATTAGGAATGAGCTTCGTATATGTCGCCTCCGGTGTAGCCATCGGCGTGGCGGCGTTCTGGATCACCACGCCCTGGTTTTTTTCTTGCTGGTCTGAATATGCACAACGTTTTCATTTGGAAATGATCATTCAACAATCCGGCCAAATCGGCCGGGTACAGCTGGGCTACTGCGATTATTTGTGGTCGCCGACGGTGACGCCGGAGCAACCGTGGCTGGCGACTTCGCTGGCTTATGAATTAGGTCCTGTGTCGGCGGTGGTGTTAGCGGTTGCTGTGCTGGCCGCGCTGGCGTTGCGCGGCGGTTGGAAAGTTTTCGGACTGGCAATTTATGCCGTCTTGTTTGTGGCCTTGATATCGGGTCCCGGAAGAGTGAAGTTTTTACGGTTCTTGTTGCCCATGATGCCGGTATTCGCGGTGCTTACCGGATGGTTTTGCCAGCGTTATATTCTCCTGCCGTTGCGTCGCACGACTATTGCATGTGCGTGCATTTTGACGATTTGCTTGGCGGCTTTCCCGGCATGGAAGTCATTGACGTACGTGGCCAGCATGCGCGGGCCTTCCTCGGTGTCGTTGTGGCGCGAGTGGATGTCAGACCATGTGCTGGGGGGAAACAAAGTGTTTGTATCTCCGTTTTTTTTGGGTGACTACAGCGATCTGCCGTTTCAATTCGCCAGCTTGACCCGTGTTGGAATGCGGCAATACGACGTGCCTGCCGACGTGGGGCCCAGCCCTGAACGGCAGCCCTTGTATTATGCCGACCTGGTACGTCAGCTTCGCGCCAACCTGGTCAGCTACGTCGTGCTGAATTCCTACTTTGACGACGGCCTGGCCGCCACGCCGGAAAACGTGCGCTGGTTTCCCAAATCGGTGGAAAATTACGCGGCCTTTCGGGCGGCGCTGGCCCAGAATGGCGAAATGGCCACCAAAATCGACGGATTTGGTTCCGGCCGGTGCGGACCGACCATTGAGGTCTGGCATTTGAAAACAACATCTCATTAA